In Pleomorphomonas sp. T1.2MG-36, a single window of DNA contains:
- a CDS encoding L,D-transpeptidase family protein, with the protein MKGSFLSMAASRRGVLKAGVAGVTALAASASKAQTLLAQTEWTEGFDVSAPSDVTAQPTRPSISGQSGFYTEQAINQYSTIAMQGGWPQVPAGGKLRLGMENPAVGVLRQRLMITGDLDQSAGNSTAYDTFVDGAVRHFQERHGIIANGVVDDATLRQLNVPVETRIQQLQLNLVRLQTLPNPLGGSSDRYVMVNVPGAEIETIDGDTVHSRHRGVVGKIDRQTPLLNSKITIIRFFPYWTVPKSIILKDLIPQMQKDPSYLDRQKIHVFDPRSGTEVSWQSIDWKTDQAVSYMFRQEPGDLNSMGTVKIDFPSPEGVYMHDTPSKGLFGGNDRFHSSGCIRVQNVREYVYWILKNTPDWPKDRITEALTSGERIDAPVADPVPLYFQYITAWATPNNTVEFRDDIYQRDGLGVPMSPEAQSQAQAG; encoded by the coding sequence ACGGAATGGACTGAAGGTTTCGACGTCTCCGCTCCCTCCGACGTGACGGCCCAGCCGACCCGGCCGTCCATCTCCGGTCAGTCGGGTTTTTATACCGAACAGGCGATCAATCAGTACTCCACCATTGCCATGCAGGGTGGCTGGCCGCAGGTTCCGGCTGGCGGCAAGCTTCGGCTCGGCATGGAAAACCCGGCTGTCGGAGTGTTGCGCCAGCGGCTTATGATCACCGGCGATCTCGATCAGAGCGCCGGTAATTCCACTGCCTACGACACCTTCGTCGATGGAGCCGTCCGCCATTTCCAGGAGCGTCATGGCATCATCGCCAACGGCGTGGTCGACGATGCGACGCTGCGCCAGCTCAATGTTCCGGTCGAGACGCGCATCCAGCAGCTTCAGCTCAACCTCGTTCGCCTCCAGACGCTGCCGAACCCGCTCGGCGGAAGCAGCGATCGTTACGTGATGGTCAATGTGCCCGGCGCCGAGATCGAGACCATCGATGGCGATACCGTTCACTCGCGGCACAGGGGCGTGGTCGGCAAGATCGACCGGCAAACGCCGCTGCTCAACTCGAAGATCACCATCATCCGCTTCTTCCCCTACTGGACGGTTCCCAAGAGCATCATCCTCAAGGATCTGATCCCGCAGATGCAGAAGGACCCGTCCTATCTCGACCGGCAGAAGATCCATGTCTTCGATCCGCGCTCGGGAACCGAGGTGTCCTGGCAGTCGATCGACTGGAAGACCGATCAGGCGGTCAGCTACATGTTCCGTCAGGAGCCGGGCGACCTCAACTCCATGGGTACGGTGAAGATCGATTTCCCGTCGCCGGAAGGCGTCTATATGCACGACACGCCGAGCAAGGGTTTGTTCGGCGGCAACGATCGCTTCCATTCCTCGGGCTGCATTCGCGTTCAGAACGTTCGCGAGTACGTCTACTGGATCCTCAAGAATACGCCGGACTGGCCGAAGGACCGCATCACCGAGGCCCTGACCTCCGGCGAACGCATCGATGCGCCCGTGGCCGATCCCGTGCCCCTCTACTTCCAGTACATCACCGCGTGGGCGACGCCGAACAACACCGTCGAGTTCCGCGACGATATCTACCAGCGCGACGGTCTGGGCGTGCCGATGTCGCCCGAGGCACAGAGCCAGGCGCAGGCCGGCTGA
- the glyA gene encoding serine hydroxymethyltransferase, with translation MSNTTSAELANFFHSSLAEVDPAIASAVAKELGRQQHEIELIASENIVSKAVLEAQGSVLTNKYAEGYPGKRYYGGCQYVDIAENLAIERANALFGSKFANVQPNSGSQANQAVFLALAQPGDTVLGLDLASGGHLTHGAKPNMSGKWFNAVTYGVRAQDHRIDMDQLVALAKQHKPKIIIAGGSAYSRVWDFAAFRAIADEVGAYLMVDMAHFAGLVAAGEHPSPFPHAHVVTTTTHKTLRGPRGGMVLTNDEDIAKKINSAVFPGLQGGPLMHVIAGKAVALLEAAQPAYKTYIKAVVENARVLSDELKRGGVDIVSGGTDNHLMLVDLRPKGLTGKLVEAALGRANITCNKNGVPFDPEKPTITSGIRLGSPAATSRGFGAGEFKEIANLILQVLDGLKVNGEDKNDGVEAAVKLRVKALTDAFPIYS, from the coding sequence ATGTCCAACACGACCAGCGCAGAGCTTGCCAACTTCTTCCATAGCTCCCTCGCTGAGGTTGATCCCGCGATCGCCTCCGCCGTGGCGAAGGAGCTCGGTCGTCAGCAGCATGAAATCGAACTGATCGCTTCGGAGAACATTGTCTCCAAAGCGGTTCTCGAGGCGCAGGGTTCCGTTCTGACCAACAAGTATGCCGAGGGTTATCCAGGTAAACGCTATTATGGTGGTTGTCAGTACGTGGACATCGCCGAGAACCTGGCCATCGAGCGCGCCAATGCGCTGTTCGGCAGCAAGTTTGCCAACGTGCAGCCGAACTCCGGCAGCCAGGCCAATCAGGCGGTGTTCCTGGCGCTCGCGCAGCCGGGCGACACGGTGCTCGGCCTCGACCTAGCCTCCGGCGGACACCTGACGCACGGCGCCAAGCCCAACATGTCGGGCAAGTGGTTCAACGCGGTTACCTACGGCGTCCGCGCGCAGGATCATCGCATCGACATGGATCAGCTCGTGGCGCTGGCCAAGCAGCACAAGCCGAAGATCATCATTGCCGGCGGCTCGGCCTACAGTCGCGTCTGGGACTTCGCGGCCTTCCGTGCCATCGCCGACGAGGTGGGCGCCTACCTGATGGTCGACATGGCCCATTTCGCGGGTCTGGTCGCGGCCGGCGAACATCCTTCGCCGTTCCCGCATGCCCATGTCGTCACCACCACCACCCACAAGACGCTGCGCGGGCCGCGCGGCGGCATGGTGCTGACCAATGACGAGGACATCGCCAAGAAGATCAACTCGGCGGTGTTCCCGGGGCTGCAGGGCGGTCCGCTGATGCATGTCATCGCCGGTAAGGCGGTGGCCCTGCTCGAGGCGGCCCAGCCGGCCTACAAGACCTACATCAAGGCGGTGGTGGAGAATGCCCGCGTGCTGTCGGACGAGCTGAAGCGCGGTGGCGTCGACATCGTCTCGGGCGGCACCGACAATCACCTAATGCTGGTTGATCTTCGTCCCAAGGGACTTACCGGCAAGCTGGTCGAGGCCGCGCTCGGCCGGGCCAACATCACCTGCAACAAGAACGGCGTGCCGTTCGACCCGGAGAAGCCGACCATCACGTCGGGTATCCGTCTCGGTTCGCCGGCCGCCACCTCGCGTGGCTTCGGCGCCGGCGAGTTCAAGGAAATCGCCAACCTGATCCTGCAGGTGCTCGACGGCCTGAAGGTCAACGGCGAGGACAAGAACGACGGCGTCGAGGCGGCGGTGAAGCTGCGCGTCAAGGCGCTGACCGACGCCTTCCCGATCTACAGCTGA
- a CDS encoding DUF6898 family protein, with the protein MTGNAEEREVYFEFVALGNVVRVSAICSVTGVEVQVIGPAGAARRDLERLALRKLERRLAETKALPLPVAGGKGFTV; encoded by the coding sequence ATGACCGGGAACGCGGAAGAGCGGGAAGTGTATTTCGAGTTCGTCGCTCTCGGCAACGTCGTGCGCGTCTCGGCCATCTGCTCGGTGACTGGCGTCGAAGTGCAGGTGATCGGTCCGGCTGGCGCAGCCCGCCGCGATCTGGAGCGCTTGGCGTTGCGAAAGCTGGAGCGGCGGCTTGCCGAGACAAAAGCGCTGCCGCTGCCCGTCGCCGGCGGTAAGGGGTTCACGGTCTAG